One genomic region from Halorussus rarus encodes:
- a CDS encoding Gfo/Idh/MocA family protein — translation MGTELTEPVRIGIVGAGNRGRNHASRYDRIPGAEVVAVADVDEPKARALAEQRGVESYPDHESMLEAADLDAANVCVHATLHADIAVDLLEADVHTFCEKPMAGSYADARRMADAADRSGAWLAVQNQLLYTVETRAARALVDAGELGDVYHGVAARSSGFAFSGDGDPADTPLGARRRGTPYVDGYGSPAFVREESAGGGVVLDLGSYTVGQLLYLLDLPTVERVRGETFRTVPDRVADDSRYADRIAESGYDVEDVSAAFVTFADGSVLSVRTSWSRYHDGEPSSLVGTEGGLTLDPFEYFSTVADVEMRASADLEEYLFRRQYLDGERGRAAFDAGIWADPLYHWVESLTGRRDPLPTADLALESMAVLEGIYRSAELGREVTREEIVEDGEAGE, via the coding sequence ATGGGAACGGAACTCACCGAGCCGGTGCGAATCGGCATCGTCGGGGCGGGCAACCGCGGCCGGAACCACGCGTCGCGCTACGACCGGATTCCCGGGGCGGAGGTCGTCGCGGTCGCCGACGTCGACGAGCCGAAGGCCCGGGCGCTCGCCGAGCAGCGGGGCGTCGAGAGCTACCCCGACCACGAGTCGATGCTCGAGGCGGCCGACCTCGACGCCGCGAACGTCTGCGTCCACGCCACCCTCCACGCCGACATCGCGGTCGACCTCCTGGAGGCGGACGTCCACACCTTCTGCGAGAAGCCGATGGCCGGGAGCTACGCCGACGCCCGCCGGATGGCCGACGCGGCCGACCGGTCCGGCGCCTGGCTCGCGGTCCAGAACCAGCTACTCTACACCGTCGAGACCAGGGCCGCCCGGGCGCTGGTCGACGCCGGCGAACTCGGCGACGTCTACCACGGCGTCGCCGCCCGGTCGTCGGGGTTCGCGTTCAGCGGCGACGGCGACCCCGCAGATACTCCGTTGGGCGCGCGCCGACGGGGGACGCCCTACGTCGACGGCTACGGGTCGCCGGCGTTCGTCCGCGAGGAGAGCGCGGGCGGCGGGGTCGTCCTCGACCTCGGGAGCTACACCGTCGGGCAACTGCTCTACCTGCTGGACCTCCCGACCGTCGAGCGCGTGCGGGGCGAGACGTTCCGGACCGTCCCCGACCGGGTCGCCGACGACTCCCGATACGCCGACCGCATCGCCGAGAGCGGCTACGACGTCGAGGACGTGAGCGCGGCGTTCGTCACGTTCGCGGACGGGTCGGTGCTCTCGGTCCGGACCAGCTGGTCGCGCTACCACGACGGCGAGCCGAGTTCGCTCGTCGGCACCGAGGGCGGCCTCACGCTCGACCCCTTCGAGTACTTCTCGACGGTCGCCGACGTGGAGATGCGGGCCAGCGCCGACCTCGAGGAGTACCTGTTCCGCCGACAGTACCTCGACGGCGAGCGCGGCCGGGCGGCGTTCGACGCCGGCATCTGGGCCGACCCGCTGTACCACTGGGTCGAGTCGCTGACCGGCCGCCGCGACCCCCTGCCGACCGCCGACCTCGCGCTGGAGTCGATGGCGGTACTGGAGGGCATCTACCGGTCGGCTGAACTCGGACGGGAGGTGACCCGCGAGGAGATCGTCGAGGACGGGGAGGCCGGCGAGTGA
- a CDS encoding MBL fold metallo-hydrolase — MARGDLREVAAGDCSDLYCLDTGMYDTDEYGAVYIYDAARPAIVDTGIGTHYEQILDALDELDIAREDVAVIAPTHVHLDHAGGAGFLAEACPNAEVMVHEIGAPHLVDPSRLVVGTKAAVGDQWEFYVEPDPVPEDRIVELSGGDTIELGDHSLDVYHAPGHAPHQVIFHDRDDDAVFVADAAGIWVPQTETLRPTSPPSNFDLEQCLADVETIRDLRPEALLYPHFGPVEYEPKLMDEYADVLTEWVEAVEAKYEELGDREAVADYFAEHADMIDVWGERKAREEERLNSRGVVGYLDHREE; from the coding sequence ATGGCACGAGGCGACCTCCGGGAAGTCGCGGCGGGCGACTGCTCGGACCTCTACTGTCTCGACACCGGGATGTACGACACCGACGAGTACGGCGCCGTCTACATCTACGACGCCGCCCGGCCCGCCATCGTCGACACCGGTATCGGGACCCACTACGAGCAGATTCTCGACGCGCTCGACGAACTCGACATCGCCCGGGAGGACGTGGCAGTCATCGCGCCGACCCACGTCCATCTCGACCACGCCGGCGGCGCGGGGTTCCTCGCCGAGGCTTGCCCCAACGCCGAGGTGATGGTCCACGAGATCGGCGCGCCCCACCTGGTCGACCCCTCGCGGCTCGTCGTCGGCACGAAGGCGGCGGTCGGCGACCAGTGGGAGTTCTACGTCGAGCCCGACCCCGTCCCCGAGGACCGCATCGTCGAACTCAGCGGCGGCGACACCATCGAACTCGGCGACCACAGCCTCGACGTCTACCACGCGCCGGGCCACGCGCCCCACCAGGTCATCTTCCACGACCGCGACGACGACGCGGTGTTCGTCGCCGACGCGGCCGGCATCTGGGTGCCCCAGACCGAAACGCTCCGCCCGACCTCGCCGCCCTCGAACTTCGACCTCGAACAGTGTCTGGCCGACGTCGAGACCATCCGGGACCTCCGGCCCGAGGCGCTGCTCTACCCCCACTTCGGGCCGGTCGAGTACGAGCCGAAGCTGATGGACGAGTACGCCGACGTGCTCACCGAGTGGGTCGAGGCGGTCGAGGCCAAGTACGAGGAACTCGGCGATCGGGAGGCGGTCGCGGACTACTTCGCCGAACACGCCGACATGATCGACGTCTGGGGCGAGCGCAAGGCCCGCGAGGAGGAACGGCTCAACTCCCGAGGTGTCGTGGGGTATCTGGACCACCGCGAGGAGTAG
- the serS gene encoding serine--tRNA ligase, giving the protein MLDRNYIRENPDEVREGLRKRGTDDVDLDAIMEKDEEWRDLKARGDDLRHERNQVSDRIGELKQAGEHEEAEDSIERSQELKAEIEEVEERADELEEELEEALLRVPQVPHESVPEGDDEDDNVETRREGFDDLRDLPDEVTPHYDLGEELDIIDEARAAKTTGSGYYFLKGEGSQLEHALMQFMMDVHREQGYQEIFPPIPIDSESMTGTGQLPKFADDAYKLEGEDLWLCPTAEVPVTNMYRDDILLKDDLPLKHQAYTPNFRREAGEHGTETRGIVRVHQFNKVEMVNFVEPEGSYDRLHALLDEAEEVLRRLDLPYRVLELCTGDLGFKAAKQIDLEVWAPGDDMDDGPERGGRWLEVSTASNFEDFQARRAGLRYRPERHESTEYLHTLNASGLALPRVMVAVLEYYQNDDGTVTVPEALRPYMGNKEVIEGHEPVGESALGAGEKE; this is encoded by the coding sequence ATGCTGGACCGGAACTACATCCGCGAGAACCCCGACGAGGTCCGGGAGGGCCTCCGCAAGCGGGGGACCGACGACGTGGACCTCGACGCGATCATGGAGAAGGACGAGGAGTGGCGCGACCTCAAGGCCCGCGGCGACGACCTGCGCCACGAGCGCAACCAGGTCAGCGACCGCATCGGGGAGCTCAAGCAGGCCGGCGAGCACGAGGAGGCCGAGGACTCCATCGAGCGCAGCCAGGAGCTCAAGGCCGAGATCGAGGAGGTCGAGGAGCGCGCCGACGAGCTCGAGGAGGAACTGGAGGAGGCGCTCCTGCGGGTCCCGCAGGTGCCCCACGAGAGCGTCCCCGAGGGCGACGACGAGGACGACAACGTCGAGACCCGCCGCGAGGGGTTCGACGACCTCCGGGACCTGCCCGACGAGGTGACGCCCCACTACGACCTCGGCGAGGAGCTCGACATCATCGACGAGGCGCGGGCCGCCAAGACCACCGGGAGCGGCTACTACTTCCTGAAGGGCGAGGGGAGCCAGCTCGAACACGCCCTGATGCAGTTCATGATGGACGTCCACCGCGAGCAGGGCTACCAGGAGATATTCCCGCCCATCCCCATCGACAGCGAGTCGATGACCGGGACCGGTCAGCTCCCGAAGTTCGCCGATGACGCCTACAAGCTGGAGGGCGAGGACCTCTGGCTCTGCCCGACCGCGGAGGTTCCGGTCACCAACATGTACCGCGACGACATCCTGCTGAAGGACGACCTCCCGCTGAAGCACCAGGCCTACACCCCGAACTTCCGGCGGGAGGCCGGCGAGCACGGCACCGAGACCCGGGGCATCGTCCGCGTCCACCAGTTCAACAAGGTCGAGATGGTCAACTTCGTCGAGCCCGAGGGGAGCTACGACCGGCTCCACGCCCTGCTGGATGAGGCCGAGGAGGTGCTCCGGCGGCTCGACCTCCCCTACCGCGTGCTCGAGCTCTGCACCGGCGACCTCGGGTTCAAGGCCGCCAAGCAGATCGACCTCGAGGTGTGGGCGCCCGGCGACGACATGGACGACGGCCCCGAGCGGGGCGGCCGCTGGCTGGAGGTCTCGACCGCCTCGAACTTCGAGGACTTCCAGGCCCGGCGCGCCGGCCTGCGCTACCGGCCCGAGCGCCACGAGTCGACCGAGTACCTCCACACGCTCAACGCCTCGGGGCTGGCCCTGCCCCGCGTGATGGTCGCCGTCCTCGAGTACTACCAGAACGACGACGGCACCGTCACGGTGCCCGAGGCGCTCCGGCCTTACATGGGCAACAAGGAGGTCATCGAGGGCCACGAACCGGTCGGCGAGAGCGCGCTCGGCGCCGGCGAGAAGGAGTAG
- a CDS encoding EamA family transporter: MNYVAWAVLALVGYSVFTPLASLATDQIPSTVVALVANSMLAVSAAAVIVLRDESVVPYLAGENAVYMYAAGVFLSVGILAYYQALGSGPVSVVVPIFGMFLVGSSLLGVVFLNDALTAKKAVGIVLAAVGVWLTTS; this comes from the coding sequence ATGAACTACGTCGCGTGGGCGGTCCTCGCGCTCGTCGGCTACTCCGTGTTCACGCCGCTGGCGAGCCTGGCGACCGACCAGATTCCGAGCACCGTCGTCGCGCTGGTGGCCAACAGCATGCTCGCGGTGTCGGCGGCCGCCGTCATCGTCCTCCGGGACGAGTCGGTGGTCCCGTACCTCGCGGGCGAGAACGCGGTGTACATGTACGCCGCCGGCGTCTTCCTCAGCGTCGGCATTCTGGCGTACTACCAGGCGCTGGGGTCGGGGCCGGTCAGCGTCGTGGTCCCCATCTTCGGCATGTTCCTCGTCGGTAGTTCGCTGCTCGGCGTCGTGTTCCTGAACGACGCGCTGACCGCGAAGAAGGCCGTCGGCATCGTGCTGGCGGCCGTCGGGGTCTGGCTGACGACGAGCTAA
- a CDS encoding nuclear transport factor 2 family protein has protein sequence MTEATDLARAYYEAIDAGDYDRFADLLAPDVVHERPDRTIEGRETLVRFMRDDRPNKNTAHDVEAVYRGDRSAAGDADGSANAGSAGDTDGVSDADEVAVRGRLRDAEGSPMFAFVDVFDVENGSGRTDGGESDERPRITRIRTYTQ, from the coding sequence ATGACCGAGGCGACCGACCTCGCGCGGGCCTACTACGAGGCCATCGACGCGGGCGACTACGACCGGTTCGCCGACCTGCTCGCGCCCGACGTCGTCCACGAGCGCCCCGACCGTACCATCGAGGGCCGCGAGACGCTCGTGAGATTCATGCGCGACGACCGGCCGAACAAGAACACCGCCCACGACGTCGAGGCGGTCTATCGCGGCGACAGGAGCGCCGCGGGTGATGCAGATGGCTCGGCCAACGCGGGCTCCGCGGGCGACACCGACGGGGTGAGCGACGCTGACGAGGTGGCGGTCCGCGGCCGCCTGCGCGACGCCGAGGGCTCGCCGATGTTCGCGTTCGTGGACGTCTTCGACGTCGAGAACGGGTCGGGCCGGACCGACGGGGGTGAGAGCGACGAGCGCCCGAGGATCACACGGATCCGAACCTACACGCAGTAA
- a CDS encoding DUF7472 family protein, translating to MEIDKETRREILVGVGSVVVFVALLMGVGVTYSDNGLNETGALAVVAVIAAFVVLMSGVGYWMSRQY from the coding sequence ATGGAAATCGACAAAGAGACGCGCCGCGAGATACTCGTCGGCGTGGGGTCCGTCGTCGTGTTCGTCGCGCTGTTGATGGGGGTCGGCGTGACGTACAGCGACAACGGCCTGAACGAGACGGGTGCCCTGGCAGTCGTGGCCGTCATCGCCGCCTTCGTGGTACTGATGAGCGGCGTCGGCTACTGGATGTCCCGGCAGTACTGA
- a CDS encoding SWIM zinc finger family protein codes for MDDIRAQRARMERMAVTPLGGGVYEVESQSGNTYSVDLPGGRCTCPDHSFRGVRCKHLRRVAMEVTEGRVPPPGWEVAACRNCGEELFVDERSEGPHFCEECELSPGETVVDRETGDVLVVVRTTPRRADQVTIADRDCTVAAYPNNAAYRADDVVVEAVYPVPAGLGSDDLRPHHLRRYSFPRGRLARRGAVDEDQSELADFAVAE; via the coding sequence GTGGACGACATCCGGGCCCAGCGGGCCCGCATGGAGCGGATGGCGGTCACGCCGCTCGGCGGCGGGGTCTACGAGGTCGAGAGCCAGAGCGGGAACACCTACTCCGTGGACCTGCCCGGCGGGCGCTGCACCTGCCCGGACCACAGCTTCCGGGGCGTGCGGTGCAAGCACCTCCGGCGGGTCGCCATGGAGGTCACCGAGGGCCGGGTCCCGCCGCCCGGTTGGGAGGTCGCGGCGTGTCGCAACTGCGGCGAGGAGCTGTTCGTCGACGAGCGCAGCGAGGGGCCGCACTTCTGCGAGGAGTGCGAGCTCTCGCCCGGCGAGACCGTGGTGGACCGCGAGACCGGCGACGTACTGGTCGTGGTTCGGACGACGCCGCGCCGGGCCGACCAGGTGACCATCGCCGACCGCGACTGCACGGTCGCGGCCTACCCGAACAACGCGGCGTACCGCGCCGACGACGTGGTGGTCGAGGCGGTGTACCCGGTACCAGCGGGGCTCGGCTCGGACGACCTCCGGCCCCACCACCTGCGCCGGTACTCGTTCCCGCGGGGTCGGCTCGCTCGCCGCGGAGCGGTCGACGAGGACCAGTCGGAGCTCGCCGACTTCGCGGTCGCCGAGTAG
- the hjc gene encoding Holliday junction resolvase Hjc: MSNAKGDRRERELVNRLDEAGFAVMRAPASGSATERELPDVLAGDGDVFYAVEAKSSSGDPIYLTGEEVEALVYFSQNFGAKPKIGVRFDREDWYFFHPADVHQTDGGNYRVKKETALEDGEPMDALRATGDDEADDDGHDVGDVLRAVEQGVLSPDEAASILEP, from the coding sequence ATGTCTAACGCCAAGGGGGACCGCCGGGAGCGCGAACTCGTCAACCGGCTCGACGAGGCCGGGTTCGCGGTCATGCGCGCGCCGGCCAGCGGGAGCGCCACCGAGCGCGAGCTCCCGGACGTGCTGGCGGGCGACGGCGACGTCTTCTACGCCGTCGAGGCCAAGTCGAGCTCGGGCGACCCCATCTACCTCACCGGCGAGGAGGTCGAGGCGCTGGTCTACTTCAGCCAGAACTTCGGCGCCAAGCCGAAGATCGGCGTGCGGTTCGACCGCGAGGACTGGTACTTCTTCCACCCCGCGGACGTCCACCAGACCGACGGCGGCAACTACCGGGTGAAGAAGGAGACCGCCCTCGAGGACGGCGAGCCGATGGACGCCCTCCGGGCGACCGGCGACGACGAGGCTGACGACGACGGCCACGACGTCGGGGACGTGCTCCGGGCGGTCGAGCAGGGCGTGCTCTCGCCCGACGAGGCGGCGTCGATACTCGAACCGTAG
- a CDS encoding formate/nitrite transporter family protein has product MSKEELDERVRTEPEAAGEGQLDKQEILAQEIQEGLEELERPADGLFLSGLSAGLDIGFGPLFMAVLLTVVGGSWGDPLTRIVVANAYAVGFIFVIAGRSELFTEHTSRAALPVLDGRASVGQLARLWGLVYAGNVLGGAAFAVAMVWFAPAYGIVEPSAFTDIASHLTENGPGLVLAGAVVAGWLMGLLSWLLTAAQESISRLAVVWLVTTGIGLAHLPHCIAGNVEVLAGALVSPSITLGQYAGFMALATVGNAVGGSVFVALLKYGHVVRGGEESDD; this is encoded by the coding sequence GTGTCGAAGGAAGAGCTCGACGAGCGCGTCAGAACCGAGCCGGAGGCGGCGGGGGAGGGTCAGCTGGACAAGCAGGAGATCCTCGCCCAGGAGATCCAGGAGGGACTGGAGGAGCTCGAACGGCCGGCGGACGGGCTGTTTCTCTCCGGGCTCTCGGCCGGGCTCGACATCGGGTTCGGCCCGCTGTTCATGGCAGTGCTGCTCACCGTCGTCGGCGGGTCGTGGGGCGACCCCCTGACCCGCATCGTCGTCGCCAACGCCTACGCGGTCGGGTTCATCTTCGTCATCGCCGGCCGGTCGGAGCTGTTCACCGAGCACACGTCGCGAGCCGCCCTGCCGGTGCTCGACGGCCGGGCCAGCGTCGGCCAGCTCGCCCGGCTCTGGGGGCTCGTCTACGCCGGCAACGTCCTCGGCGGCGCCGCCTTCGCCGTCGCGATGGTCTGGTTCGCCCCCGCCTACGGCATCGTCGAGCCCTCGGCGTTCACCGACATCGCCTCGCACCTCACGGAAAACGGGCCGGGACTCGTGTTGGCCGGGGCCGTCGTGGCCGGGTGGCTGATGGGTCTGCTGTCGTGGCTCCTCACCGCCGCCCAGGAGAGCATCTCGCGCCTCGCGGTCGTCTGGCTCGTCACGACCGGCATCGGTCTCGCGCACCTGCCCCACTGCATCGCGGGGAACGTCGAGGTGCTGGCGGGAGCGCTCGTCTCGCCGTCCATCACGCTCGGCCAGTACGCCGGGTTCATGGCGCTCGCCACGGTCGGCAACGCCGTCGGCGGCAGCGTCTTCGTCGCCCTGCTGAAGTACGGCCACGTGGTCCGGGGCGGAGAGGAGTCGGACGACTGA
- a CDS encoding RidA family protein, whose product MERRTVSSGTEWESAVGYARAVRTGREVHVSGTTATDEAGDLVGEGDPYAQAEQALANVETALARAGASVDDVVRTRIYVTDIDQWEAVGRAHAEAFGDVEPATSMVQVERLIDTEMLVEVEAVARVADAE is encoded by the coding sequence ATGGAACGGCGAACCGTCTCGTCCGGTACAGAGTGGGAGTCGGCGGTCGGCTACGCGCGGGCGGTCCGAACGGGCCGCGAGGTCCACGTCTCGGGCACGACCGCGACCGACGAAGCCGGCGACCTCGTCGGCGAGGGCGACCCCTACGCCCAGGCCGAGCAGGCGCTCGCGAACGTCGAGACGGCGCTGGCGCGAGCGGGGGCGAGCGTCGACGACGTGGTCCGGACCCGCATCTACGTCACCGACATCGACCAGTGGGAGGCGGTCGGACGCGCTCACGCCGAGGCGTTCGGCGACGTCGAGCCCGCGACCAGCATGGTGCAGGTCGAGCGACTCATCGACACCGAGATGCTGGTGGAAGTTGAGGCGGTGGCTCGGGTGGCTGACGCGGAGTAG
- a CDS encoding alpha/beta fold hydrolase, with translation MPLDHAAEPSETARPYLDALEAVCDHYGADAESRYADLAAPADRVHYLTAGDGPPLLLLHGLGTTSTSWVPMFDALTDRFTVYAPDRPGRGLSTAVDYRETGFREFGVEYVVDLLDALDVEETAVMGNSLGGFQSLALTVDRPERVTRLCAIGAPAGLSRSIPTFLRLFDLPAVGDWLFDYFKAETVADARRAYRQMNVTDDAALPDVYFRPGIVGEDLPGQRESLRSLMETLGTLRGMRPQFDIRDDVRRVEAPTRFVWGTEDYFWPPSVGRPVAGAMANADFVTLHDHGHMPWLEPDDDATEPAVRFLAGEIGADGDA, from the coding sequence ATGCCCCTCGACCACGCCGCCGAGCCGAGCGAGACGGCGAGGCCCTACCTCGACGCGCTCGAAGCGGTCTGCGACCACTACGGCGCCGACGCCGAGTCGCGGTACGCCGACCTCGCGGCCCCCGCCGACCGCGTCCACTACCTGACCGCGGGCGATGGCCCGCCCCTGCTTCTGCTCCACGGACTCGGCACCACGTCGACCTCGTGGGTGCCGATGTTCGACGCGCTGACCGACCGGTTCACCGTCTACGCGCCCGACCGGCCGGGCCGGGGGCTCTCGACCGCGGTCGACTACCGCGAGACCGGGTTCCGGGAGTTCGGCGTCGAGTACGTCGTCGACCTCCTCGACGCGCTCGACGTCGAGGAGACCGCCGTGATGGGCAACTCGCTCGGCGGGTTCCAGTCGCTCGCGCTGACAGTCGACCGCCCCGAGCGCGTGACCCGGCTCTGCGCCATCGGCGCGCCCGCCGGTCTCTCGCGGTCGATTCCGACGTTCCTCCGGCTGTTCGACCTGCCGGCGGTCGGCGACTGGCTGTTCGACTACTTCAAGGCCGAAACTGTCGCCGACGCCCGGCGGGCCTACCGCCAGATGAACGTCACCGACGACGCGGCGCTGCCCGACGTCTACTTCCGGCCCGGCATCGTCGGCGAGGACCTGCCCGGCCAGCGCGAGAGCCTCCGGTCGCTGATGGAGACCCTGGGTACGCTCCGGGGGATGAGACCCCAGTTCGACATCCGCGACGACGTCCGGCGCGTCGAGGCGCCGACCCGGTTCGTCTGGGGCACCGAGGACTACTTCTGGCCGCCCTCTGTGGGCCGACCGGTCGCCGGCGCGATGGCCAACGCCGACTTCGTGACGCTCCACGACCACGGCCACATGCCGTGGCTCGAACCCGACGACGACGCGACCGAACCGGCGGTGCGGTTCCTCGCCGGCGAGATCGGCGCCGACGGTGACGCCTAA